From the genome of Catenulispora sp. MAP5-51:
GCGCCAGCGCGCCTTCCTGGCGGCCCTGGCGCACAAGGTGTCCTCCGCGGGAGTGATCCTGAACCCGTTCAAGCTGGTCCCGGTGCTGGACAACTCCCTGGCCGCGTTCAAGGTGAGCGACGGCACGAGCCTGGGCGACCTGTACGACATGTTCCAGAGCATGAAGGGGGTCAGCGGCGGCAGCGGCCACACCATCGTGGTGCCGATCGCGAACGAGGACTACAACGTGCCCGGGGTCGGGTCCTCCATCCTGTGGGACAAGACCAAGGCCGCACAGCTGTGGAGCGCGGTGATCAACGACACTCCGATGCCGGCCTTCTCGGCGACGTAGGACGCGCCACGTCGGACGCGGCCCGTACCTCAGTCCGCGACCCCCAGTCCGCGACCTCAGCCCGCGACCCTCAGTCCACGACCTCGACGGTCGCGCCGCCCTGCGCCGGGATGACCACCGGCGCGGGGGCCGGCTCGGGCTGCGCGTCCAGCCCGCGGACCCGCCGGAAGCTGGTCGCCAGCACCGCGGCGTAGACCGCGGCGCACACCAGGTACGGCAGCCGCCCGCTGGATTCGGCCAGCGCCCCGCCGACCAGGGTGCCGACCGTGCCGGCGGTGTACATCACCGTCTGGTAGCCGCCGGTCATCCGGCCGAGCATCTCCCGGGGGACCAGGCGCATGCGCGCGGTGGTCAGCGCGACGCCGATGATCAGGACCCCGGCGGCGTCCATGGCCAGGCCGACCGAGATCTGCGGGCCGCTGTGCGCGGTGCCCAGCAGCAGTTCGCCGATGATCCCGAAGACCAGGCAGACCAGCACGGCCGAGGACGTCCGCAGCTTGGCGAGCCGCCCGATGGACAGCATCACGGCCACCGCCGCGACGTTCCCGGCTGCCAGCGTCCAGCCGAAGCCGGTCTTGCCCAGCCCCACGGTCTGCGTGCCCAGGACCACGATCGCCGCCACCGAGCCGGCCTGGACCACCGTCATCGTGCCGATCATCGCGGCCATCAGGCGCATGGGGCCCGGGCCGAAGGAGATCCGGATGCCGTCCTTCACCTCGGTGAGGAAGTGCCGGTCGGCGCGGGCCGGCCGCGGACGGGAGTTCGGCAGCCGCAGCGAGGCCAGCAGCACGGCCGCGGCCAGGAACGAGCAGGCGTCGATGATCAGCGGCAGCTGGCGGCCGGTGGCGTAGAGCAGGCCGCCGACACCGGGGCCGACGACGAACGCGATCAGCGTGTTGGCGGCCCGGATCCAGGTGTTGGCCGTGCCGTAGTGCTCCGGTTCCACGACGTCCGCGAGCAGCGCGCCGTTGGCGCAGGTGAACAGCGTCCCCAGCGCGTCGGCGAGGAAGGCGATGACGATCAGCGAGACCAGCCCGATGTGGTTCCCGGCCACCAGTACCGCGGCGACCGCGAACAGCAGCGCCTGCGCGACGTTGGTGAGTACCGCGGTCAGCCGGGCGTTCCAGCGGTCGGCCAGCGCCCCGGCCGGCAGCGAGAGCAGCATCGGGGCCAGCCGCTGGGTGACGATGACGGCCGCGATCCCCAGCGGCGAGGAGGTGAGCCCGGCGGCCAGCAGGGGGAAGCCGACGACGATGACGCCGTCGCCGAGCCAGGACACCGCGCCGGCGACGAAGTACCACCAGAAATGGCGGGGGAGCGGTGCCTTGTCAGAGTCCGCCATGCTCCCCCATCCCCCGGTTCTCGGCGCCCAGGATCCGACCTACGCCTGCGTGTCAACACCCTGGCTTCCGTGACACTGGGTGATTGTGCGTGCCACGGTACGTCAATGTACTCGCACGGCAGGTTCTTGTGAACACTTCGGTGATCACCGGTGAACACCCTTATGGGTGAATGCCCTTGACAGCCCCGCGGACGGCCAGGTCAGCCGGTGATGAGCCGCACCGCTCCGCCGAACACCGCCGGGAGCGCCCCGGCCGCCGGGACGACGCGCGGGCCCAGCACCGGGTTGCGGCGGGCTGCCAGCAGCGCGGCGGTCAACACGTTGGAGCGCCGGGACACGCGCCGCCACTGTCGCTCGTAGTCCCCGGGCCGGCCGGCCGCCAGGCACGCCGCGAGCACCCGGGCCTGGGCCAGCCCGACGCTGATGCCCTCGCCGGTCAGCGCGTCCACGTAGCCCGAGGCGTCGCCGACCAGCAGGATCCGGCCGCCCGGCGCGACCCGGCGGCGCACGGCCTGCCGCAGCGGCCCGGCGCCGCGCACCGGCCCGGCCTCGGCCCCGGCGAGCCGCTCTCGCAGCTCCGGGAAGGCCGCCAGCCGGTCGGAGAAGGACGCGCCGGGCGGGCCGAGGATCGCCACGCCGACCAGGCCGTCGTCGACCGGGGTGACATAGGCCTCCGAGGCCCCGAAGGCCCCCGAGGCCACCGTGGCCGCCGCGCCGGTCGCGCCGGATGCACCGCTCGCGCCCGCGACCCGGTCCGACCAGTAGACCTCGACGAAGTCGGTCCACGGCGCGGTCTGGAAGTGCCGGCGCAGGCCGTAACGTGCATTCCGGGCCGGCGCCGGCGCCGGGTCCAGGCCGCAGGCGCGCCGGACGGGGGAGTGCAGGCCGTCGGCGGCCACGAGGTAGCGCGCCGCGATCCCCGAGGCCTCCACACAACCGCCGGACTGCCGGAACTCCGTGACGCGCTCGGGCAGCACCACGACTCCGGCGCTCTCCGCGCGCTTCGCCAGCGCCTCGTGCAGGGTCGTGCGCCGGACCCCGCGTCCCGGGCCGCTGCGGAACTCCGCGTCCACGCTGTGGCCCGTGTCGCGGTACCTGATGCCGCGCAGCTGCCGGCCGGGCGGATCCACGCCGAGCGCCCGCAGCGCGGCCACCGCCGGCGGCATCAGCCCTTCGCCGCAGGCTTTGTCGATCGGGCCGGTCCGCGGCTCGGCGACGGCCACCGTGAGCCCCGCCCGGGCCGCGTAGCAGGCTGTCGCCAGACCGATCGGGCCGCCGCCGACGATCAGGACGTCGAGCACAGCTCTTCCACCGAGCCCAGCGCCCTGGTCTCGCACCGCAGCCGCACGGTCAGCAGCACGGCGTTCAGCACCGTGAAGCACGCCGCGGTCACCCACGCCGAACCGGCCAGCGGCAGGGCGAAGCCCTCGACCACGACCGCCACGTAGTTCGGGTGCGCGAACCACCGGTAGGGCCCGGCATCCACCAACGCCAGCCCCGGCACCACGATGACGCGGGTGTTCCACTGGTGCCCCAGGGTCCTGATGCACCACCAGCGCAGGGCCTGCGAGCCGACCGCGAGCACCAGCATCGGGATCCCGAGCGCCGGGACGAACGACCGGTGCGCGACCGCCGGCTCGATCAGGCAGCCGGCGAGCAGCCCGGTGTGCAGCAGCACCATCGGCGGGTAGTGCCCGCGGCCGGTCTCCACGCCGCCGCGCGCCAGGCTCCAGGCCGCGTTCCGCTTGGCCACGACCAGTTCCGCGAGCCGTTCGAAGCACGTGGCGATCACCAGCGCGTAGTAGACGATCATCCGAGCCGCTCCAGCAGCAGCAGCTCGATGCTCACCCCGGGACCCAGGCCCACGATCACCATCGGGCCCGGCCCGGCGTCCGGCGCGGCCAGCTCCTTGCCCAGCACGTGCACGATCGAGGCCGAGGACAGGTTGCCGGCCTCGGCCAGGGCGGCGCGCGCCGTGGCGACCCGGTCCTCGGCCAGCTCCAGCGAGTCGCGCACCGCGTCGATCACCTTCGGGCCGCCGGGGTGCACGACCCAGGCGGCCACATCGGGGACCTGCAGTCCGTGGTCGCCCAGGAAGCGCTTGACCACGCCGCCGAGTTCGCGCTCCACGACCTCGGCGAGCTCGGTGGTCAGCACGATGCGGAAGCCGCGCGGGCCCAGGTGCCAGCCGAGCACGTCGTGGGTGTTCGGGCACAGCTCGCTGCGGGTCGCGACGATCCGGACGCCCGTGCCGCTCCGGTTGGCGCCGCGCACCACCACCGCCCCGGCGCCGTCGCCGAACAGGGCGCTGACCACCAGATCGGGCACCGTGGCATCCACCATCGGCACGCTCAGCGAGCACAGCTCGACCGCCAGCAGGACCGCGGTGTGGTCCGGCCAGGCCATCAGGTAGTCGTGGATGCGCGCGAGCCCCGCCGCGCCGGCCACGCACCCCAGGCCGAACATCGGCACCCGCTTCACGTCCGGCCGCATCCCGAGCCGCGGCACCAGCCGGGCGTCCAGGGAGGGGACCGACACGCCGGTCACCGAGGTCGTGACGAACAGGTCCACGTCCTCCGCGGCCACCCCGGCCTGTCGCAGGGCGCTGTCGACGGCCTGTTCGCCGAGTTCGGTGGCGTGCTCGATGTAGGCGTCGTTGGTGCCCTCGATGTTCTCCAGGCGCCGGTAGCCGGTCAGCGGGAGCACGGTGTGCCGGGTGTCGACCCCGGCGTTGGCGTACAGCCGGTCCAGCAGGGCCCGGCGGTTCGCCGGGAGCGCGCACAGATCGGCGGTCGCGGCGGCCAGGTCGTCCTGGCGATGACGGTGGGCGGGGAGCGCCGAGGTGACTGCCGCGATGCGGGACAATCTCACTCCCTCGCCAGGTGGCACGGAATCGCTGACGCGGGCGCGTCAGATAACCCGGTACCCGGAGGCCGCCGAATAATGCGCGGGTCAGGACAGGTCAGGACAGCGGCACGCCGCCGAAGACGAACATCGCCACGTCGATCCCGGCGATGGCCAGCGCCGCCAGGAACGGCGCGCGGCCCTCGGCGCTCAGGCCCAGCCAGGCCAGCGCGGCGCACAGGGTGAATCCCAGCCACAGCCACGGCGAGCCGGAGAACGCCAGGAACCCCGAGGCGCCGAGTAACAGCAGGACCGTGATGACGCGCACCGCCGGCACCCCGAAGCGGTCCGCCAGCACGTTCGGCAGCCCCCGGACTCCGGCGATCCGGTCGCCCTCCAGGTCCGGCAGCGCGTTGGCCAGGTGGCCGCCGACCCCGAGCAGCGCCGCCGCGATCAGCACCGCGGGCCGCGCCGCCGGGATGCCCGGGGCGGTGCTCGTCGCGAACTCCGGGATCAGCCCGAACCCGACCGCGTACGCCAGCCCCGACACCGGAGTGATCTTCAGTCCGGCGTTGTAGAACCAGCCCGCCGCCATCTGGGTGAGATCCACGGTGCCGCAGGCGCTGTTGATCGAGAACGCCAGCGCCACCGAGGCCGTCACCGCCACCACGCCGGCGATGAGCACCGTCCGCTGCGAGATCGCCCCGGCGACGATCGGTTTGTCGGTCCGGCCGGCCATGGCGTCGCGCGCGGCGTCGAAGTAGTCGTTCGACCAGCCGATCGAGAACTCGCCGAGGAGCACGGCCGGGATCGCCGCGACCGGGCCGATGCCGTGCGGCGCGGCCTGGACGATCAGCGCCGCGAACATGGCCGTGACCGCGACCGAGGGCAGAGGATGGCAGGTCCGGAACAGTGCTTTGAGGATCGGCATCAAGTTCTCCTCGGCAGGGGTATGCAAGGACCATGCGACTGGCCCTGCGTGGCGGCACCCTATTGGAGCGCGTCGCCCTGCGCGCCAACCTAGTCCCGACTCCGGCCGCCGAGGCGTGGGGTGGTGTTGCGGCCTCTGGCGTGTTGGTGGCGGCGGTGCGCACGGGGGTCGTCGCGCGCCTGGCCGGTGCGCCGGCCACGCCCGAGCAGATCGCCCGGGACCTGTGCCTGGCGCCGACGCCGACCCGGCTGCTGGTCGACTGCCTGGTCGCGGCCGGGCACGCGCGCAGGTCCCAGGACGGCACGGTGCGCCTGGCCCGGCGCGACCGGCGCTGGCTGGACCCGGAGTCCGAGGTGGGCGTCGCACGGTTCGTGAACGCCTGCGGCGACTACTTCGACTGGTGGCGGGACCTGGACGGGGTGATAGAGACCGGCGCCTCCGTGGAGCAGCACGACCGGGGAGCCGAGGACCCCTATTGGCGCCGCTACATCCTGGGCCAGCTGGACCTGGCGCGGCTGTTCGCCCCCGAGGTGGCGCGGCGGCTGGCGCTGCCGGAGAACGCCGCCAGCGTGCTGGACGTCGGCGGCGGCCACGGCTGGTACTCGGCGATGCTGTGCCGGCGGCACCCCGGTCTCACGGCGACCGTGCTGGACCTGCCCGGCAGCGCGCGGGTCGGGCGGGAGGTGATCGAGGCGGCGGGGCTGGCCGACACGGTGGCCTTCCTCGACGGCGACGCCCGGACCGCCGAGTTCCCGGGCGGCCAGGACGCGGTGCTGTGTTTCAACCTGCTGCACCACCTCACCGAGGCCGAGATCCCGGAGCTGTTCGCCCGCGCCGCCGAGGCGCTCAAGCCCGGCGGGACGCTGGCCGTGCTGGACGCCTTCGCCGAGCCGCCCGGGGGCGGCGGGGCTGGGGTCGGGTCCTGGTCCGGGTCTCGGTCATGGTCCCGGCCTCAGTCCTGGTCCCGGTCCCGCTCCAACGCGGCCGCCGCGTACCTGGCACTGTTCGTCCGGCTCACCTCCGGCTCGACGGTGCACTCCCCGGCCGCGCTCCGGACCTGGCTGGCCGGCGCCGGATTCGACCCGCCGCGGGCGGTGCGTTCCGCCCGGATCCCGGGCCTGGCGCTCTACCAGGCCTGTAAGCGTTGGTGAGCGTGTTACCGTGCGTTCAGCCGGAAACTCGGCCGGGCAGCCAGGGCAGCGTGAAGGGGACAGGGACAATCCGATGCTGGCAGCGCAGCGGCAGGCGCGGATCCTCGAGGAGGTCCAGCGGACCGGGGGCGTGCGGGTCAACGACCTGACGCGCCTGCTGGGCGTGTCGGACATGACGGTGCGCCGGGACCTGGACGTCCTGGACTCGCGCGGCCTCCTGACCAAGGTGCACGGCGGCGCGACGGTACGCCGCGCCGGCTCCACCGACGAACCGGCCTTCACGGTCAAGGCCGAGATGGAACAGCCGGCCAAGGACGCCATCGCCCGCAAGGCCGCGGCCCTGGTCCGCCCGGGCACCGCGATCGGCATCAGCGGCGGCAGCACCACGTACACCCTGGCCCGCCACCTGGTCGGCGTCCCCGACCTGACCGTGGTCACGAACTCCCTGCGGGTCGCCGACGTCCTGCACGCCCACGAGAGCGCCCAACCCGGCACCAACCAGACGGTGATCCTCACCGGCGGCATGCGCACCCCCTCCGAGGCCCTGGTCGGCCCGATAGCGGTCCAGGCCATCCGCACCCTGCACCTGGACCAGGTCTTCCTCGGCGTCTACGGCATGGACGCCGCCGCCGGCTACACCAGCCCCAACCTGATGGAGTCCGAGACCAACCGCGCCCTGGTGGCCGCCGCCCGCAACCTCGTGGTGGTAGCCGACCACACGAAGTGGGGCGT
Proteins encoded in this window:
- a CDS encoding isoprenylcysteine carboxyl methyltransferase family protein; translated protein: MIVYYALVIATCFERLAELVVAKRNAAWSLARGGVETGRGHYPPMVLLHTGLLAGCLIEPAVAHRSFVPALGIPMLVLAVGSQALRWWCIRTLGHQWNTRVIVVPGLALVDAGPYRWFAHPNYVAVVVEGFALPLAGSAWVTAACFTVLNAVLLTVRLRCETRALGSVEELCSTS
- a CDS encoding UbiA family prenyltransferase, producing the protein MPILKALFRTCHPLPSVAVTAMFAALIVQAAPHGIGPVAAIPAVLLGEFSIGWSNDYFDAARDAMAGRTDKPIVAGAISQRTVLIAGVVAVTASVALAFSINSACGTVDLTQMAAGWFYNAGLKITPVSGLAYAVGFGLIPEFATSTAPGIPAARPAVLIAAALLGVGGHLANALPDLEGDRIAGVRGLPNVLADRFGVPAVRVITVLLLLGASGFLAFSGSPWLWLGFTLCAALAWLGLSAEGRAPFLAALAIAGIDVAMFVFGGVPLS
- a CDS encoding MFS transporter, which codes for MADSDKAPLPRHFWWYFVAGAVSWLGDGVIVVGFPLLAAGLTSSPLGIAAVIVTQRLAPMLLSLPAGALADRWNARLTAVLTNVAQALLFAVAAVLVAGNHIGLVSLIVIAFLADALGTLFTCANGALLADVVEPEHYGTANTWIRAANTLIAFVVGPGVGGLLYATGRQLPLIIDACSFLAAAVLLASLRLPNSRPRPARADRHFLTEVKDGIRISFGPGPMRLMAAMIGTMTVVQAGSVAAIVVLGTQTVGLGKTGFGWTLAAGNVAAVAVMLSIGRLAKLRTSSAVLVCLVFGIIGELLLGTAHSGPQISVGLAMDAAGVLIIGVALTTARMRLVPREMLGRMTGGYQTVMYTAGTVGTLVGGALAESSGRLPYLVCAAVYAAVLATSFRRVRGLDAQPEPAPAPVVIPAQGGATVEVVD
- a CDS encoding cyclopropane-fatty-acyl-phospholipid synthase family protein; amino-acid sequence: MRLALRGGTLLERVALRANLVPTPAAEAWGGVAASGVLVAAVRTGVVARLAGAPATPEQIARDLCLAPTPTRLLVDCLVAAGHARRSQDGTVRLARRDRRWLDPESEVGVARFVNACGDYFDWWRDLDGVIETGASVEQHDRGAEDPYWRRYILGQLDLARLFAPEVARRLALPENAASVLDVGGGHGWYSAMLCRRHPGLTATVLDLPGSARVGREVIEAAGLADTVAFLDGDARTAEFPGGQDAVLCFNLLHHLTEAEIPELFARAAEALKPGGTLAVLDAFAEPPGGGGAGVGSWSGSRSWSRPQSWSRSRSNAAAAYLALFVRLTSGSTVHSPAALRTWLAGAGFDPPRAVRSARIPGLALYQACKRW
- a CDS encoding type III polyketide synthase; translation: MSRIAAVTSALPAHRHRQDDLAAATADLCALPANRRALLDRLYANAGVDTRHTVLPLTGYRRLENIEGTNDAYIEHATELGEQAVDSALRQAGVAAEDVDLFVTTSVTGVSVPSLDARLVPRLGMRPDVKRVPMFGLGCVAGAAGLARIHDYLMAWPDHTAVLLAVELCSLSVPMVDATVPDLVVSALFGDGAGAVVVRGANRSGTGVRIVATRSELCPNTHDVLGWHLGPRGFRIVLTTELAEVVERELGGVVKRFLGDHGLQVPDVAAWVVHPGGPKVIDAVRDSLELAEDRVATARAALAEAGNLSSASIVHVLGKELAAPDAGPGPMVIVGLGPGVSIELLLLERLG
- a CDS encoding DeoR/GlpR family DNA-binding transcription regulator, with product MLAAQRQARILEEVQRTGGVRVNDLTRLLGVSDMTVRRDLDVLDSRGLLTKVHGGATVRRAGSTDEPAFTVKAEMEQPAKDAIARKAAALVRPGTAIGISGGSTTYTLARHLVGVPDLTVVTNSLRVADVLHAHESAQPGTNQTVILTGGMRTPSEALVGPIAVQAIRTLHLDQVFLGVYGMDAAAGYTSPNLMESETNRALVAAARNLVVVADHTKWGVVGLSAFAGLGEAAVLVTDDGLPREAREVLVEEVGELVLAERDS
- a CDS encoding NAD(P)/FAD-dependent oxidoreductase is translated as MLDVLIVGGGPIGLATACYAARAGLTVAVAEPRTGPIDKACGEGLMPPAVAALRALGVDPPGRQLRGIRYRDTGHSVDAEFRSGPGRGVRRTTLHEALAKRAESAGVVVLPERVTEFRQSGGCVEASGIAARYLVAADGLHSPVRRACGLDPAPAPARNARYGLRRHFQTAPWTDFVEVYWSDRVAGASGASGATGAAATVASGAFGASEAYVTPVDDGLVGVAILGPPGASFSDRLAAFPELRERLAGAEAGPVRGAGPLRQAVRRRVAPGGRILLVGDASGYVDALTGEGISVGLAQARVLAACLAAGRPGDYERQWRRVSRRSNVLTAALLAARRNPVLGPRVVPAAGALPAVFGGAVRLITG